The Mycobacterium seoulense genomic interval ACAAGCTCACCTACGGCGACTTGATCGCCGACGGGGTGATCGACCCCGTCAAGGTGACCCGGTCCGCGGTGCTCAACGCGGCGTCGGTGGCGCGCATGGTGCTGACCACCGAGACGGCGATCGTCGACAAGCCCGCCGACGACCACGACGACCACGGCCACGGGCATCACCACCATTAGAAGATCCGCTACGAAGCACCCCCGGCCCGGTGGCCGGGGGTGTTTTCGTGAGGGCGGGCGAGAGTACGGTTTCATCCGCGACGCGCTACGTGGCTTGTTGGGATCGGTAGCGACGTAGGGCTTGTGCACTGGTTGCCAGGAACGCACCAGGGAGGACAGGACCATGCTGCTTGCCCACATGACGAAGAGGCTCATCGCCGCGGCACTGCTGGCAGGGAGTACCGCGCTAACCGGGTGGGGTGTGGGGATCGCCCACGCCGACACGATGGCACCGCACCGATGGTGCCCGGGCAACCCGAAGCAGATGCCCTACGTCGTGAACCAGTACATCGACTGGGACTGGAGTGTCTGCCACACCTGGTATCCGACCCAATACGGGATGGGTAACGTCACCATGCAGGGCCGGCCGACCTCGATCTGGGACGGCGACAACCCGCCGATCGAGGCGATCACCATCAGGCATTGCCCGCCGATCGCCTTCATGTGCCCCTAGCCCGGTCGCACACGTCCCCGTTCTTCAGCATCGAGGCAGCCGGTCCGAACCGGAATGTAAACGACGCGCGGCCACGTTGCAGTCGGGCGTGACCATTCGCCTCGGACTACAGATCCCCAACTTCTCCTACGGCACACCAGTCGCCGAACTGTTTCCCGCCGTTCAGGCTCAGGCCCGCGAGGCCGAGGGCGCCGGATTCGACACTGTGCTGCTGATGGACCACTTCTACCAGTTGCCGGGACTCGGTGAACCCGACGAGCCCATGCTGGAGGCCTACACCGCGCTGGGCGCCTTGGCCGCCTCCGTCGAGCGGGTGCAGCTGTCGACGTTGGTGACCGGCAACACCTACCGCAACCCGACCCTGCTCGCCAAGGCGATCACCACGCTGGACGTCGTCAGTGCCGGGAGGGCGATCCTTGGCATCGGTGCGGGCTGGTTCGAACTGGAGCACCGGCAGCTGGGCTTCGAGTTCGGCACCTTCACCGAACGTTTCGAAAAGCTCGAGGAGGCGCTGCAGATCATCGTCGGAATGCTGCACGGTGAGCGCCCCACCTTTTCCGGCAAGTGGTACCGCACCGAAAACGCGGTCAACGAACCGCGCTACCGCGACCACATCCCGATCATGCTCGGTGGCAGCGGCGAGAAGAAGACGTTCCGGCTGGCCGCCCGGTACGCCGACCACCTCAACATCATCGCCGACATCGATCAGCTGCCCGCCAAGCTGGACGTGCTGCGCCAGCGCTGCGCTGAAATCGGCCGTGACCCGGAAAGTTTGGAGACCAGCTCGTTGCTGACGGTCGTGGTCGACGGGTACGGCGCGCCGACCGACATCGGCGAGGCCCGCGGTGGCCGGGCGGTCACCGGCACCGTCGATCAGATCGCCGACGAGATCAAACGCCGGATCATCGACGTGGGCATCGACGGCGTGATCATCAACCTGCCCACCCACCGCTACACACCCGGTGTCATCACTGCGGTGGGCGAGGCGCTGAAGCCACTGGTCGACACTCCCCGGCCGTAACGGCGCCCCCGCGGGCAAGGCTTGACGCGGTGCCGCACCCGGGTGCACTGTGATACTCGTCATATGACCACTGGTCACACCCCGGGAGAGAGGCGGCCACTCATGAGCACGAGGGACAAGTACACGGAGGTGCCCACGCCGTACTCGTGGGAGGTCCCCAGCGCCGGCGACGCGCGCTTCACCTGGGAGTACGACGAGGGGCGCGCCCGCCTCCTGTCCCTCTACCAGAAGGGAAAGGACAAGCAGTGGGACGCCCAGTCGCGCATCGACTGGACGCAAGACGTCGACCCGATGAACCCGGTCGCGCTGCCCGACGACTTCCATCCGCTGTTCGGCAGCCCGATGTGGGAGGCCGCAGACAACGCGCGTCGCGCCGAGATGCGCCAGCACTTCCAGGCCTGGCAGTTGTCGCAGTTCCTGCACGGCGAGCAGGGTGCGATGGTGTGCGCGGCCAAGATCGTCGAGGTCGTCCCCGACCTGGACGCGAAGTTCTACGCGGCCACCCAGACCATGGACGAGGCGCGGCACGTCGAGGCTTTCTCACGGTTCCTGCAGGACAAGGTGGACCTGGTCTACCCGATCAACAAGAACCTGACCGCACTCCTGGACGACACCCTGCGCGACTCGCGCTGGGACATGCCCTACCTCGGCATGCAGGTGCTCATCGAAGGGCTCGCGCTCGCCGCCTTCGGCGTGCTGCGTGACATGGCGGCGCCGGACTCGCTGGCCAAGCAGGTGCTGGCCTACGTCATGCAGGACGAGGCCAGGCACGTCGCGTTCGGCCGAATTTCGCTGAAGGACTACTACTCCGCGCTGACCGAGGCCGAGCGGTCCGAGCGGGAAGAGTTTGTCGTGGACGCCTGCTACCTGATGCGCGACCGGTTCCGCGGCGAGGAGGTTTTCGAGACGCTCGGCATGGACGTCGAAAAATGCGCCGAGTGGGTCGACAAGTCGCCGCTGATGATCCAGTTCCGCTCTCACCTGTTCAGCCGCATCGTGCCCATCGTGAAGGACATCGGGTTGTGGGGCGACAAGGTGCAGACCGCCTTCCGCGACATGGGTGTGCTCGACATGGCCGGCTCCGACATCGAGGCGTTGATGAAGGCCGACGAGGATCAGGCCGCCGCGCTGGACCAGGCACACTCCGAGATGGCCGCCCGGGCCGTCGAGGTGGACGAGATGATAGCGGCGGGCGCGAGCTGACGAGGTTTTCGTTCGCGGGGCCCGCGGAGGCATGAGGTCAGGACAACTTGGAGCTCAATCCCGCGACCAGGTTGATGGTGACCGCCAGGACGACCGCGCCGAGGAGGTAGGACAGCAACGCGTGGCGCAAGACCGTCGCCCTGATGGACGTCAAGCCGATCTCGGTGTCTGACACCTGATAGGTCATGCCCACGGTGAAGGCCACATACGCGAAATCCCGGAACCGGGGTCGCTCCGGGTCGTGGAAGTTGATTCCCCCCGGTTCGTCCGAGTAATAGAGCCGCGCGTAGTGCACGGTGAACAACGTGTGCACGGCAAACCAGGATGCGGCGACCGTCAAAATGCCCAGGACGGCGGCTTCTACGGCTCCGGGCCCGGTGCGCGACGAGGCGGCCACCACGTAGCCGACCCCGCCCAGGCTCGCGACGCTTGCCGACACGATGACCGCGTCGGCCACCCACCGGGTGGGGTCCTCCTTCGTCACATATCTGCAGGTTTGCTCGGCATCCATTCCGCCCAGCAGGATCCGCGTCCACACCACGTAGACGCCGGCGGTGACGACCCAACCGGCAAGCGCGAATCGCCAACCGACCGTGTTACCCACCGCGAGAGCGACGGCGCCGCCGAGCACGACCGCAACCGCTATCCGAGCCGCGACCGTGTCGCGAAAAAACTTAACGAGGGATTTCACAGTCCCGACCTAAGCACGAGCGCAGCTGTCGACGTACGCGACCGCCTACCACAGCCCGACGATGACGATGCCCACGCCGACCACGACCGCCGGCGCGAGGGACACCAACAGGAAGCTGACGAGCCGCTCCTTGGCCACCGGTGCTTCGTGCTCGGCCGCCGCAATCGGCGCGAGTTTGCGGCCGGCACCCCATGCCGCCGCGAGCAGCGTCGCCAGCCAGTTCGTGTAGGCGGAGTAGACGATCAGTACGACCGCGGCAACGCCCCAGGCTTTGGGCAGGTGGAGGTGCGGCCAGAGCAGGCCGAGGAGCACGAGGAACATGCCGTTGAGAACGGCCTCGAGGTGGCTCGACAGCGCCATGCGGGGGTTCTTCAGCGCCGGGATGCCGAACCCGGTGAGCAGACCCAGCAGGAACAGGACCAACCCGAGCGTGAACAGCATCGTCTGCATGTCAGAACAGTAGAGGCGTCGGGCCGGGCGCGGGTGCGGTGACGACGATCGCTGTCAGCGGCCGGGCGGAAGGCTGGGGGGAGTCGTCACCGTGGTGGTCGGCGCGGACGTGTACGTCGGGCTGCTGGTGACCGTGACGGTGCTCGTGCTGGTGCTCGTGGACGGCGGTGGTACCTCGGTCGTGGTGGTGATCGTCGTGACGCTGGTCGTCGTCGAGGTCGACGAGGTCGTCGTTGCGGAGGACGCGGCGAGCACGCCGCAGGCCACCCGCTTGCCCGACTCACCGGTGGAACCGTTGCTCAGGTTGTCCGCGGTCTGGTGGACGACCAGCGCGGTGCCCGAACTGTTCCGCAGGTCCGCGGCGGTGAACAGGTTGGTGGTGGTGACGAGTTTCGCCGAGCCGTCGGTGCGCACCTGCAATGCGGTGAGGTCGCCGCTGGCCGGAAAGCCCGTATGGTCGGGCGCCTGGTAGACGCTCCCGGCGGAGTTGAAGTCGCCGGTCGAGCCGCCCGCCGGCGCGGCAGAATTGGCCTCGCATTTGCCCACCGAGTGGATTTGCAGGCCGTGGAAGCCGGGGCTCAGGACCTGGTTGGGGCCGGCGTCCACGGTCACCGTCGCGTAGCCGTTCGCGAAATCGATGGTGGCGGTGCCGACCTGATTCCCGTCGGCGCTCTTCAACTGGGTGGTCATCCGCTCCGCGCCCGGCGGAGCGCTGGAGGATGAACTGGTGGCCTGGCCGCCCTGCTGATTCGCGCATGCGGCCAACGGTGCAATGCTCGCGGCAAGCACCGCCGTCGCGAGGGATACGCCCTTGTTCATGGGGCGGGCCTACCCGAATTGGCCGCCGTCGAAACGGCTGGGCTCAGACGTCTCGATGCGCCCGGCGACCGCCGACCGTTCAAAAGACGGGGCGGGAAAGTGGCGCCGGGAGGTCAGGCCGAACGGCGGATGCCGCGGTTGCGGCCGATGTCGCCCTTCAGCAACAGGTCGCGCTCCGATTCGGACAAGCCGCCCCAAACCCCGTAGGGCTCACCGACTTCGAGGGCGTGCGAACGGCATTCCTGAATTACCGGGCACTGCCGGCACATCTCCTTGGCGCGCTGCTCGCGCTGCATGCGGGCGCGACCGCGCTCACCGTCGGGGTGGAAGAACATCGACGAGTCAACGCCACGGCACAAGCCCTGCAGTTGCCAGTTCCAGATGTCGGCGTTGGGTCCGGGTAGCTGCTCCGGCTGTGGCATTGGTGTCTCCCTCTCTGCACGGCACGCCCAGTAAGGTCAGGTTCGCGAAGCGATAGTGCAACTGAATTGAAGCGGCGTCACCGATGACTACCCGTCATGCGTACGTTAGGGCGGAC includes:
- a CDS encoding hydrogenase produces the protein MQTMLFTLGLVLFLLGLLTGFGIPALKNPRMALSSHLEAVLNGMFLVLLGLLWPHLHLPKAWGVAAVVLIVYSAYTNWLATLLAAAWGAGRKLAPIAAAEHEAPVAKERLVSFLLVSLAPAVVVGVGIVIVGLW
- a CDS encoding WhiB family transcriptional regulator; this translates as MPQPEQLPGPNADIWNWQLQGLCRGVDSSMFFHPDGERGRARMQREQRAKEMCRQCPVIQECRSHALEVGEPYGVWGGLSESERDLLLKGDIGRNRGIRRSA
- a CDS encoding ferritin-like domain-containing protein; protein product: MSTRDKYTEVPTPYSWEVPSAGDARFTWEYDEGRARLLSLYQKGKDKQWDAQSRIDWTQDVDPMNPVALPDDFHPLFGSPMWEAADNARRAEMRQHFQAWQLSQFLHGEQGAMVCAAKIVEVVPDLDAKFYAATQTMDEARHVEAFSRFLQDKVDLVYPINKNLTALLDDTLRDSRWDMPYLGMQVLIEGLALAAFGVLRDMAAPDSLAKQVLAYVMQDEARHVAFGRISLKDYYSALTEAERSEREEFVVDACYLMRDRFRGEEVFETLGMDVEKCAEWVDKSPLMIQFRSHLFSRIVPIVKDIGLWGDKVQTAFRDMGVLDMAGSDIEALMKADEDQAAALDQAHSEMAARAVEVDEMIAAGAS
- a CDS encoding DUF1345 domain-containing protein, producing the protein MKSLVKFFRDTVAARIAVAVVLGGAVALAVGNTVGWRFALAGWVVTAGVYVVWTRILLGGMDAEQTCRYVTKEDPTRWVADAVIVSASVASLGGVGYVVAASSRTGPGAVEAAVLGILTVAASWFAVHTLFTVHYARLYYSDEPGGINFHDPERPRFRDFAYVAFTVGMTYQVSDTEIGLTSIRATVLRHALLSYLLGAVVLAVTINLVAGLSSKLS
- a CDS encoding superoxide dismutase family protein; protein product: MNKGVSLATAVLAASIAPLAACANQQGGQATSSSSSAPPGAERMTTQLKSADGNQVGTATIDFANGYATVTVDAGPNQVLSPGFHGLQIHSVGKCEANSAAPAGGSTGDFNSAGSVYQAPDHTGFPASGDLTALQVRTDGSAKLVTTTNLFTAADLRNSSGTALVVHQTADNLSNGSTGESGKRVACGVLAASSATTTSSTSTTTSVTTITTTTEVPPPSTSTSTSTVTVTSSPTYTSAPTTTVTTPPSLPPGR
- a CDS encoding LLM class F420-dependent oxidoreductase; the protein is MTIRLGLQIPNFSYGTPVAELFPAVQAQAREAEGAGFDTVLLMDHFYQLPGLGEPDEPMLEAYTALGALAASVERVQLSTLVTGNTYRNPTLLAKAITTLDVVSAGRAILGIGAGWFELEHRQLGFEFGTFTERFEKLEEALQIIVGMLHGERPTFSGKWYRTENAVNEPRYRDHIPIMLGGSGEKKTFRLAARYADHLNIIADIDQLPAKLDVLRQRCAEIGRDPESLETSSLLTVVVDGYGAPTDIGEARGGRAVTGTVDQIADEIKRRIIDVGIDGVIINLPTHRYTPGVITAVGEALKPLVDTPRP